In Actinomadura citrea, a single window of DNA contains:
- a CDS encoding CU044_2847 family protein, with the protein MNSALRELTFGDQTVLVSTVVQAGTEETSAAEGLRDRAVDALENAGEAIEAVAKSISGTAERLAKAAIAPTGIEVELGLAFTAQGGVVVAGGAVQASIVVHLSYGTSPAAA; encoded by the coding sequence ATGAATAGCGCTCTCAGAGAGTTGACGTTTGGCGACCAGACAGTCCTGGTCAGTACAGTCGTCCAGGCCGGAACAGAGGAGACAAGCGCCGCAGAGGGGTTGCGGGATCGTGCGGTCGATGCCCTGGAAAACGCCGGGGAAGCCATTGAGGCGGTGGCAAAGAGCATCTCGGGGACTGCCGAACGCCTGGCTAAGGCGGCGATAGCCCCGACTGGCATCGAGGTTGAGCTTGGCCTTGCATTCACGGCTCAGGGTGGCGTAGTTGTCGCTGGTGGGGCTGTCCAGGCATCGATCGTCGTGCACCTGAGTTATGGCACGTCCCCCGCCGCGGCTTGA
- a CDS encoding serine protease yields MSPRFGNQVGRILLADGRPTGSCFAVSPLIVVTASHVLDQLSAEIGDSVEFDLLDGTVPTVSATVLAKDRISDLAILRAARECLAPVKGIVLSDSVPHFAKVTVTGVSVVDDTHKYDWLDVAGEWQGSAQRDGRVHLGRLESKAVMRGMSGAPVRRHNDDLVVGIVSSRYNSQDGWLRDSVWVARTEHLLQLLGQVVPPSELTTLTVQEATPATSHTNEAEFRRLVEEYLVIDGYDVTANEVIESAEFDLIGRTTRYHQDWLVGVVCIASGQPLSEADLKFLWLAYEKLLSDGAINEVLVVTEVPPSVQAVEFAGSRPRLFLRTLDALVASGLNLRGYLRTAAQLFSDSPEGLANYYIPPSSHDGADLETEILRWIDDDPKSGIPLDHPVAVLGSYGLGKSSFAIRLTSILAARAAKNDLARVPVLIKLGEISSEQSLEGLIGAHFTAANPVPGYSFPKFLNLNRRGKLVVIFDGFDEMKHLLTWPEFKFNLTQLGRLAGKNAKVMLLGRPTAFENDEEMAEALHGKIPGRLSRNREPVGVDYFEIELAPLETLQIRQFLERYLGYIESLSGRPFDIERIWQQVQSPELRDIGRRPVQLRMLADILPDYAGDIEDMDLETLYDTFVDQLITEVMLREENKQHRLAFSRAVRREFLARLAFWMWNQRGTGVLTADQLPDDLVAPYATDRDISVTRRDLITASPLDRRYGDRIRFAHRSFHEFLVAEEALRRLRSGDMTVAQYDALATDEVATFVKLLRVSSDDPTIATFLRDLTGAVSWRAADSLLASPSLVHDLEVAMTADGGRNRKPLTAWEILLPLLHVVDGRTQTQLGPGALAQQARLSHDGSASVALLCLFLSGCLATGNNEHNSRAIADIFSLLLRGHRGARESVEAREFKEEGNRRLRHSHGRDNLADYSLQPKRQRGRSKSRAANRSAYEHQFADDRIPFIPLGEHFVGDARASARTGSPRLGRYITHSYLFQSREMATRQSLDISGGSRVEIRWLPESVIEIAQVLRNSKSTIDMRSLSPIFATFLPEVAFIRDWLGTNGLRSHIKLASAIRVDPEVDREAKGIVDAWQAYSGKLAALQ; encoded by the coding sequence ATGAGTCCTCGTTTCGGAAACCAAGTGGGCCGGATCCTCCTAGCGGACGGTAGGCCGACTGGCAGTTGCTTCGCGGTGTCACCGCTCATCGTTGTAACTGCAAGTCATGTTCTCGACCAGCTGTCTGCCGAGATAGGCGACAGCGTTGAGTTCGACTTGCTCGATGGGACGGTGCCAACGGTCAGCGCGACTGTTCTCGCCAAGGACAGGATCAGTGACCTGGCGATCCTTCGGGCAGCTAGGGAGTGTCTAGCACCGGTTAAAGGCATCGTCCTTTCGGACTCGGTCCCGCACTTCGCAAAGGTGACAGTCACCGGCGTGTCTGTTGTTGACGACACACACAAGTACGACTGGCTTGATGTCGCTGGCGAATGGCAAGGAAGCGCTCAACGTGACGGCCGCGTTCACCTTGGTCGACTGGAGTCCAAGGCTGTCATGCGGGGTATGAGCGGTGCGCCCGTGCGCCGGCACAATGACGACCTTGTAGTAGGGATTGTTTCATCGCGATACAACTCGCAGGACGGTTGGTTGCGAGATTCGGTGTGGGTGGCCCGAACCGAGCACCTTCTGCAGCTGCTCGGCCAAGTCGTGCCGCCGTCAGAATTGACGACACTCACTGTGCAGGAGGCAACTCCAGCCACCTCCCACACCAACGAGGCGGAATTCCGTCGGCTCGTCGAAGAGTACCTTGTCATCGATGGCTATGACGTGACCGCTAACGAGGTGATCGAAAGCGCCGAATTCGACCTAATTGGCCGCACGACTAGATATCACCAGGACTGGCTAGTCGGCGTCGTCTGCATAGCCAGCGGACAGCCACTGTCCGAGGCGGATCTGAAGTTCCTGTGGCTGGCTTATGAGAAGCTTTTGTCCGACGGGGCGATCAACGAGGTGCTCGTCGTGACCGAGGTCCCCCCGTCAGTGCAGGCCGTGGAGTTTGCGGGCTCTCGACCTCGGCTGTTCTTGCGCACACTCGACGCGCTCGTCGCCAGCGGTCTGAACCTGCGTGGTTACCTTCGCACGGCGGCACAGTTGTTCAGCGATTCTCCCGAGGGCCTTGCGAACTATTACATTCCACCCTCATCACACGACGGCGCGGACCTGGAAACCGAGATCCTCAGGTGGATCGACGACGACCCCAAGTCCGGCATTCCACTCGACCATCCGGTGGCTGTGCTCGGCTCTTACGGTCTAGGTAAGTCCTCGTTCGCAATCCGGCTGACCTCTATCCTCGCCGCGCGCGCGGCAAAAAACGATCTCGCCCGCGTTCCTGTCTTAATTAAACTTGGCGAGATTTCGTCCGAGCAGAGCCTTGAAGGCCTCATCGGAGCGCACTTCACTGCCGCCAATCCGGTGCCAGGTTACTCGTTTCCCAAGTTTCTAAATCTAAATCGCCGCGGAAAGCTTGTTGTCATTTTTGACGGCTTCGACGAGATGAAGCACCTCCTGACGTGGCCAGAATTTAAATTCAACCTTACCCAACTTGGACGATTGGCTGGAAAGAATGCAAAAGTGATGCTTCTTGGGCGGCCAACCGCATTTGAGAATGACGAGGAGATGGCGGAGGCGCTGCATGGAAAAATTCCGGGGCGACTTTCGAGAAACCGGGAACCTGTTGGCGTGGACTACTTCGAGATCGAGCTTGCTCCTTTGGAGACGCTTCAAATTCGTCAATTCCTAGAACGGTATCTCGGCTACATTGAGTCGCTCAGCGGACGCCCTTTTGACATCGAACGAATATGGCAGCAGGTTCAGTCACCCGAGTTGCGCGACATTGGGCGACGCCCGGTCCAACTCCGCATGCTCGCCGACATCCTTCCTGATTATGCAGGGGACATTGAGGACATGGACCTCGAGACCCTCTATGACACCTTTGTGGATCAGTTGATTACTGAGGTGATGCTTCGAGAGGAGAATAAACAGCACCGTTTGGCGTTTAGTCGTGCCGTGCGGCGCGAGTTCCTTGCGCGGCTCGCATTTTGGATGTGGAATCAGCGCGGCACGGGGGTTTTGACCGCAGATCAATTGCCCGACGACCTAGTTGCACCGTACGCAACCGACCGTGATATTTCTGTAACGAGACGTGACTTGATAACTGCGTCCCCGCTCGACCGACGGTACGGTGACCGCATACGCTTCGCACATAGGTCATTCCACGAATTCCTGGTAGCGGAGGAGGCCCTTCGCCGGCTGAGGTCTGGCGATATGACCGTAGCCCAATATGACGCCCTAGCAACCGATGAGGTGGCGACCTTCGTCAAACTGCTGCGCGTGTCCAGCGACGATCCAACCATTGCGACCTTTCTACGAGACCTCACCGGTGCGGTGTCTTGGCGAGCAGCGGACAGCTTGTTGGCGTCCCCGAGTTTGGTGCATGATCTAGAAGTAGCGATGACCGCCGATGGTGGTCGAAACCGGAAACCGCTGACGGCATGGGAGATTCTCCTTCCGTTGCTGCATGTCGTCGATGGCAGGACTCAGACCCAGCTGGGACCAGGGGCCCTAGCTCAGCAGGCGCGTCTCTCCCACGACGGTTCGGCGAGTGTTGCTTTGTTGTGCCTATTTCTATCCGGCTGCCTGGCTACAGGAAATAACGAGCACAACTCTCGAGCCATCGCCGATATTTTCAGTTTGCTTCTCCGAGGTCACCGGGGTGCCAGAGAGTCTGTGGAGGCTCGGGAATTCAAGGAAGAAGGGAACCGGAGACTGCGCCATTCGCATGGGAGGGACAACCTTGCCGACTACTCTTTGCAACCAAAACGGCAACGAGGACGCTCCAAATCTCGAGCGGCGAACAGGTCCGCGTACGAGCATCAGTTCGCCGATGATCGCATTCCTTTTATCCCTCTCGGCGAGCACTTCGTCGGCGATGCACGGGCAAGTGCACGGACTGGTTCTCCCCGGCTTGGTAGATACATCACGCACAGTTATCTCTTTCAAAGCCGTGAGATGGCGACCCGTCAGTCGCTGGACATCTCTGGCGGCTCCCGTGTTGAAATTCGTTGGCTCCCCGAATCGGTGATTGAAATAGCTCAGGTCTTGCGCAATAGCAAGTCCACGATCGATATGCGGAGCCTCAGCCCGATCTTCGCAACGTTTCTGCCAGAGGTCGCATTTATTCGCGACTGGCTGGGAACAAACGGTCTACGTTCGCACATCAAGCTCGCAAGTGCAATTCGTGTCGACCCGGAGGTCGACAGAGAGGCCAAAGGCATAGTCGATGCATGGCAGGCCTATTCAGGTAAGCTGGCTGCGTTGCAGTGA
- a CDS encoding restriction endonuclease — protein MDSAPNKVLEAEGSVAQAWVVRAGWYGERDQWALEQGWSGGGWREVPDLTDCTTREDLAKVVAATFPTASDGRLNNFIGQMWALRSRIQAGDLLVMPLKTTKQIAFGRVTGAYTYRGDDPDPDKRHVVKVDWKRTDLPRTAVKQDLLFSLGAR, from the coding sequence ATGGACTCGGCACCGAACAAAGTCCTGGAGGCGGAGGGCTCTGTGGCGCAGGCGTGGGTGGTTCGAGCCGGGTGGTACGGCGAGCGGGATCAATGGGCGCTGGAACAGGGATGGTCCGGTGGCGGCTGGCGTGAGGTACCTGATCTGACCGACTGCACCACTCGCGAGGACTTGGCGAAGGTGGTCGCTGCGACGTTTCCCACGGCGTCTGATGGCCGTCTCAACAATTTCATCGGCCAGATGTGGGCGTTGCGTAGCCGTATCCAGGCAGGCGACCTGCTCGTCATGCCGCTCAAGACGACCAAGCAGATCGCATTCGGCCGCGTGACCGGCGCTTACACTTACCGCGGCGATGACCCGGACCCGGACAAACGCCACGTGGTCAAGGTCGACTGGAAGCGCACGGACCTTCCGCGCACGGCGGTCAAGCAGGACTTGCTGTTCAGTCTGGGAGCTCGCTGA
- a CDS encoding nucleoside deaminase, translating into MITPADEEFLRRAIAIAAHAVTSGDAPYGSLLVGPDETVLVEAHNTVQRDNDISAHPELKLARWAARELDSRTAAGTTMYTSCQPCGMCTGGIARSGLGRVVYALATEQLIELNPSGTWPTVPQDGPALFAQARVPIDDFYRLGSAGVQAPSAQE; encoded by the coding sequence ATGATCACCCCTGCCGACGAAGAATTCCTGCGGCGTGCGATAGCCATCGCGGCCCACGCCGTCACCTCGGGCGACGCGCCGTACGGCTCCCTCCTGGTGGGCCCGGACGAGACGGTCCTCGTCGAGGCGCACAACACGGTTCAGCGCGACAACGACATCAGCGCCCACCCGGAACTGAAGCTGGCCCGCTGGGCGGCCCGCGAGCTCGACTCGCGCACCGCGGCGGGCACCACCATGTACACCAGCTGCCAGCCCTGCGGCATGTGCACCGGCGGCATCGCCCGCTCGGGGCTCGGCCGGGTCGTCTACGCCCTCGCCACCGAGCAGCTCATCGAACTCAACCCGTCAGGGACCTGGCCGACGGTGCCGCAGGACGGGCCGGCCTTGTTCGCTCAGGCACGCGTCCCCATCGACGACTTTTACCGGCTCGGCTCCGCCGGTGTGCAAGCACCGTCCGCTCAAGAGTGA
- a CDS encoding LLM class flavin-dependent oxidoreductase, with protein sequence MQLGVNVPNFGPGTDPGVLREWAGVVEGLGFDLLMMSDHVAITPDVAEQYPEPFYEPFTTLSWMAGITTRVRLGTTVLILPYRHPLLVARMAGNLNQLSGGRLVLGVGVGWARQEFEALDVPFAERGRLMDEYLTVLSDAWPAGSGENEPEVPIWVGGNSAVAIRRAIRFGRPWHPLRRTLPWLRSALAEHSPPAFVPRIVLQLTAKPVEDGGRLAGVGTIDQVLDDLDQLRSLGAETVVLDPFSGDPEETRRPMEAWKALTAVATHWRTRS encoded by the coding sequence ATGCAACTCGGCGTCAACGTACCGAACTTCGGGCCTGGAACCGATCCCGGCGTCCTGCGCGAGTGGGCCGGGGTCGTGGAGGGGCTCGGATTCGACCTCCTCATGATGTCGGACCACGTGGCCATCACCCCGGACGTGGCCGAGCAGTACCCGGAGCCGTTCTACGAGCCGTTCACCACGCTGTCCTGGATGGCCGGCATCACCACCAGGGTGCGGTTGGGCACGACCGTGCTGATATTGCCCTACCGGCATCCGCTTCTGGTGGCGCGCATGGCCGGCAACCTGAACCAACTGAGCGGCGGCAGGCTCGTGCTCGGCGTGGGCGTCGGCTGGGCACGCCAGGAGTTCGAGGCGCTCGACGTGCCGTTCGCCGAGCGCGGCAGGCTCATGGACGAATACCTGACGGTTCTGAGCGACGCCTGGCCTGCGGGCAGTGGGGAAAACGAGCCCGAGGTGCCCATCTGGGTCGGCGGGAACAGCGCCGTGGCGATCCGGCGGGCCATCCGCTTCGGCCGCCCCTGGCATCCGCTGCGGAGGACCCTTCCGTGGCTTCGCTCGGCCCTGGCGGAACACTCGCCGCCCGCGTTCGTGCCCCGCATCGTCCTGCAACTGACCGCCAAGCCCGTCGAAGACGGTGGGCGGCTCGCCGGTGTCGGCACCATCGACCAGGTCCTCGACGACCTCGACCAGCTTCGCTCGCTGGGTGCCGAGACCGTCGTGCTCGACCCCTTCAGCGGTGATCCGGAAGAAACACGCCGGCCCATGGAGGCATGGAAGGCGCTCACCGCCGTGGCCACACACTGGAGAACAAGGTCATGA
- a CDS encoding Lrp/AsnC family transcriptional regulator, whose amino-acid sequence MTANLDAVDWAIIDELQQDARISLSELGRRVNLSASATTERVRQLEAQGVITGYQATVDLAKVGYPVLALVRLKYPGNHHQPLRRLLVERREILECLRTTGDDCYTLKVAATSMAHLEHVMDELAGFGSTTTNVVYSQTLPYRGPDRP is encoded by the coding sequence ATGACCGCGAATCTCGATGCCGTCGATTGGGCGATCATCGACGAGCTGCAACAGGACGCGCGGATCTCCCTCAGCGAGCTGGGACGGCGCGTGAACCTCAGCGCGTCGGCCACCACCGAACGGGTGCGGCAGTTGGAGGCGCAGGGCGTCATCACCGGTTACCAGGCGACCGTCGACCTGGCCAAGGTCGGCTACCCCGTCCTGGCCCTGGTCCGGTTGAAGTATCCCGGCAACCATCACCAGCCGTTGCGCCGGTTGCTCGTCGAGCGCCGGGAGATCCTGGAGTGCCTGCGCACCACCGGAGACGATTGCTACACGCTGAAGGTGGCCGCGACCTCCATGGCGCATCTGGAGCACGTGATGGACGAGTTGGCCGGCTTCGGCAGCACGACCACCAACGTCGTCTACAGCCAGACGCTGCCCTACCGCGGCCCCGACCGGCCCTGA
- a CDS encoding PLP-dependent aminotransferase family protein, translated as MRRGLEEAILAGRFEDGRLPSSRELAVELGVSRNTVNQAYQELVTDGFVIAQARSGYVVNDEMAVRPAARPAVPAAPRWLDRLAPPPGFAELPHIRKPVDWDGYRYPFVTGHLPPETFPERAWLRCLKEALRPEHRRHSLQDGIDADDPLLVEMICKQILAGRGVAATPDRVLVTIGSQQALHLVATALVRTGTRVLVENPGYPDARHILARAGARLVAGEVDDSGLIVDERLLDVGMVVTTPTHHYPSNVTMNGRRRQRLVALAHERNIVVVEDDYDSELRFVGRASPALASLGPDAVVYLGSFSKFLAPGLRLGFVHGPPALIEHLRDLRRYTVRHPSGHQQRALGLLIASGEYRRGVRHLRDALRLRWEEVVGAVRRHLPDWAMRPRAGGVSVWIGGPYGLDTRELAARVASRGVLIEPGDTFFFAPPVPRHWIKLGFGAIDPARIDAGIALLAAEADRMASGT; from the coding sequence GTGCGGCGCGGGCTTGAGGAGGCGATCCTCGCCGGGCGGTTCGAGGACGGGCGGCTGCCGTCCTCCCGCGAGCTGGCCGTCGAGCTGGGCGTGTCGCGCAATACCGTCAACCAGGCGTACCAGGAGCTGGTCACCGACGGCTTCGTGATCGCGCAGGCCCGGTCGGGCTACGTCGTCAACGATGAGATGGCCGTACGCCCGGCGGCCCGTCCGGCGGTACCGGCGGCGCCTCGCTGGCTGGACCGGCTGGCCCCGCCGCCGGGTTTCGCGGAACTGCCGCACATCCGCAAACCGGTGGATTGGGACGGTTACCGGTATCCGTTCGTCACCGGGCACCTGCCGCCCGAGACGTTCCCCGAGCGTGCGTGGCTGCGTTGCCTCAAGGAGGCGCTGCGGCCCGAGCACCGGCGCCACAGCCTTCAGGACGGCATCGACGCCGACGATCCGCTGCTGGTCGAGATGATCTGCAAGCAGATCCTCGCGGGCAGGGGCGTCGCCGCGACCCCCGACCGGGTCCTGGTCACCATCGGTTCCCAGCAGGCGCTGCACCTGGTCGCCACCGCCCTGGTACGGACGGGGACACGGGTCCTGGTCGAGAACCCCGGATATCCGGACGCCCGGCACATCCTCGCCCGCGCCGGGGCGAGGCTGGTCGCCGGGGAAGTGGACGACAGCGGTCTCATCGTCGACGAGCGGCTCCTGGACGTCGGGATGGTCGTCACCACGCCGACCCATCACTACCCCTCGAACGTCACGATGAACGGCCGGCGCAGGCAACGTCTGGTCGCACTCGCCCACGAGCGGAACATCGTGGTGGTCGAGGACGACTATGACAGCGAGCTGCGCTTCGTCGGCAGGGCGTCCCCGGCGCTCGCCTCGCTCGGCCCCGACGCGGTCGTGTACCTCGGCAGCTTCTCGAAGTTCCTGGCTCCGGGCCTGCGGCTGGGATTCGTGCACGGTCCGCCCGCTCTGATCGAGCACCTGCGGGACCTGCGCCGTTACACCGTTCGGCACCCGTCCGGGCACCAGCAGCGCGCCCTGGGCCTGCTCATCGCCTCCGGCGAGTACCGGCGCGGCGTGCGGCACCTGCGCGACGCGCTGCGGCTGCGCTGGGAGGAGGTGGTCGGCGCCGTGCGGCGGCACCTGCCCGACTGGGCGATGCGTCCGCGCGCGGGCGGGGTCAGCGTCTGGATCGGCGGGCCGTACGGGCTGGACACGCGCGAGCTCGCCGCCCGCGTCGCGTCGCGCGGTGTGCTCATCGAGCCCGGCGACACGTTCTTCTTCGCCCCGCCGGTGCCCAGGCACTGGATCAAGCTGGGGTTCGGCGCGATCGACCCCGCGCGGATCGACGCCGGGATCGCGCTGCTCGCCGCGGAGGCGGACCGCATGGCATCTGGTACCTGA
- a CDS encoding ABC transporter permease: MARALVLRAGGVLALLAVWWAVAAAHIWSEVFVPPPGAVWHQLIQTSTTHDGVRGYSGHLLYEHLGVSLRRILLGSLYGVAGGIVLGLVVGLVPTVRALLGPLVTFVRTLPPLAYFSLLIIWFGIDEAPKVTLLFVAALPPVAVATADAVRGVHEDYVFAARSLGARRWQIPLNIVLPSALPEVITGVRVAVGVAYTTVVAAETVNGVPGIGGMIRDAQRYNQTDVVVLGLLAIGASGLLIDGLLQLAERRLVPWRGKS, encoded by the coding sequence GTGGCGCGTGCCCTGGTACTCAGAGCCGGCGGGGTCCTGGCCCTGCTGGCCGTCTGGTGGGCCGTCGCGGCCGCGCACATCTGGTCGGAGGTGTTCGTCCCGCCGCCCGGCGCGGTGTGGCATCAGCTGATCCAGACCTCCACCACGCACGACGGCGTGCGCGGTTACAGCGGCCACCTGCTGTACGAGCACCTGGGGGTCAGCCTGCGCCGCATCCTGCTGGGAAGCCTGTACGGCGTGGCGGGCGGGATCGTGCTCGGCCTGGTCGTCGGCCTGGTGCCGACCGTGCGGGCGCTGCTCGGGCCGCTCGTGACGTTCGTGCGCACGCTGCCTCCGCTGGCCTACTTCAGCCTGCTGATCATCTGGTTCGGGATCGACGAGGCGCCCAAGGTGACGCTGCTGTTCGTCGCCGCCCTGCCACCGGTCGCCGTGGCGACCGCCGACGCCGTGCGCGGGGTGCACGAGGACTACGTCTTCGCCGCCCGGTCCCTCGGGGCACGCCGGTGGCAGATCCCGCTGAACATCGTGCTGCCCTCCGCCCTGCCCGAGGTCATCACCGGCGTCCGGGTCGCCGTCGGCGTCGCCTACACCACCGTCGTCGCCGCCGAGACGGTCAACGGGGTGCCCGGCATCGGCGGCATGATCCGCGACGCCCAGCGCTACAACCAGACCGACGTCGTGGTGCTCGGGCTGCTGGCCATCGGCGCCTCCGGCCTGCTCATCGACGGCCTGCTGCAACTGGCCGAACGCCGCCTCGTCCCCTGGCGCGGCAAGTCCTGA
- a CDS encoding glycine betaine ABC transporter substrate-binding protein has product MKKTYGLVLAALCLGLAACSSGTGASKAAAGGGNGDGTPKTLRIGYQLIPNGDLVVKDRKWLEQALPHTKITWSRFDSGGDVNTAMIAGSLDIGLAGSSPVTKGLSAPLNITYKVPWIFDVIGENEALVAREATSVTALRGKKIATPFSSTSHYSLLAALRDAGLAESDVKIIDLEPQDVQAAWQRGDIDAAYVWTPVLGTLEKTGKVLITSKDLAAKGKVTADLAVVRTEFADRYPKALTTWLQQQDRAVELIRGDRDGAAAAVGRQLNLPPAEAARQIDQLILLDGEQQAGPEYLGTAAKPGAFAQTLHSTAQFLKAQNQLPSVPALSVFQQGLATKELGDAFPS; this is encoded by the coding sequence TTGAAGAAGACCTACGGACTTGTCCTCGCCGCGCTCTGCCTCGGACTGGCCGCCTGCTCCTCCGGCACCGGCGCGAGCAAGGCCGCCGCCGGCGGCGGCAACGGCGACGGCACTCCGAAGACACTGCGGATCGGCTACCAGCTCATCCCGAACGGGGACCTGGTGGTCAAGGACCGGAAATGGCTGGAGCAGGCGCTGCCCCACACCAAGATCACCTGGTCCAGGTTCGACTCCGGCGGGGACGTGAACACCGCGATGATCGCCGGCTCGCTCGACATCGGGCTGGCCGGGTCCAGCCCGGTGACCAAGGGCCTTTCCGCCCCGCTGAACATCACGTACAAGGTGCCATGGATCTTCGACGTGATCGGCGAGAACGAGGCGCTCGTGGCGCGCGAGGCCACGTCGGTCACCGCGCTCAGGGGCAAGAAGATCGCCACGCCGTTCTCCTCGACCTCCCACTACAGCCTGCTGGCCGCGCTGCGGGACGCCGGGCTCGCCGAGTCCGACGTCAAGATCATTGACCTGGAGCCGCAGGACGTCCAGGCCGCCTGGCAACGCGGCGACATCGACGCCGCGTACGTGTGGACGCCGGTGCTCGGCACGCTGGAGAAGACCGGCAAGGTCCTCATCACCAGCAAGGACCTGGCCGCCAAGGGCAAGGTGACCGCCGACCTCGCCGTGGTGCGCACCGAGTTCGCCGACAGGTACCCCAAGGCGCTGACCACCTGGCTGCAGCAGCAGGACCGGGCGGTCGAACTGATCCGCGGCGACAGGGACGGCGCGGCCGCCGCCGTCGGACGCCAGCTCAACCTGCCCCCCGCCGAGGCCGCGCGCCAGATCGACCAGCTCATCCTGCTGGACGGCGAGCAGCAGGCGGGACCGGAGTACCTGGGCACGGCGGCCAAGCCCGGCGCGTTCGCGCAGACTCTCCACAGCACCGCCCAGTTCCTCAAGGCGCAGAACCAGCTCCCCTCGGTCCCGGCCTTGAGCGTCTTCCAGCAAGGCCTGGCCACCAAGGAACTCGGCGATGCCTTCCCAAGCTGA
- a CDS encoding ABC transporter ATP-binding protein, translating into MPSQADPAVSLRNVSLVFGGGRGLLRDPATVQALRDVDADIPAGQFVTIVGPSGCGKSTLLRLVAGFAEPTAGEVLAAGAPITGPGPDRGIVFQQPRLFPWLSVRRNVEFGLRTTRTPRARRDRRADELLRLVGLADAASRRPYELSGGMQQRAAIARALAPDPDILLMDEPFAALDALTRERLQEELRRIWQQTGKTVLFVTHSVDEAVFLGTRVIVLSKRPGRIVLDRASTLPGEDDPHAHQDFLTLREEIAATVREAAA; encoded by the coding sequence ATGCCTTCCCAAGCTGATCCCGCGGTCTCCCTCCGGAACGTCTCGCTGGTGTTCGGCGGCGGGCGCGGACTCCTGCGGGACCCCGCCACCGTGCAGGCGCTGCGGGACGTCGACGCCGACATCCCCGCCGGGCAGTTCGTGACCATCGTCGGCCCGTCCGGCTGCGGCAAGAGCACCCTGCTGCGGCTGGTCGCGGGTTTCGCCGAGCCCACCGCAGGAGAGGTCCTCGCGGCCGGCGCGCCGATCACCGGGCCGGGCCCGGATCGCGGCATCGTCTTCCAGCAGCCGCGCCTGTTCCCGTGGCTCAGCGTGCGCCGCAACGTCGAATTCGGTCTGCGCACCACCCGCACCCCCAGAGCTCGGCGCGACCGGCGGGCCGACGAACTCCTGCGGCTCGTCGGCCTCGCCGACGCGGCCTCGCGGCGGCCGTACGAGCTGTCCGGCGGGATGCAGCAGCGCGCGGCCATCGCACGGGCGCTGGCACCCGACCCCGACATCCTCCTGATGGACGAGCCCTTCGCCGCGCTGGACGCCCTCACCCGGGAGCGGCTGCAGGAAGAGCTGCGCCGCATCTGGCAGCAGACCGGCAAGACCGTCCTGTTCGTCACGCACAGCGTGGACGAGGCCGTCTTCCTCGGCACCCGCGTCATCGTCCTCAGCAAGCGCCCTGGACGGATCGTCCTCGACAGGGCCTCCACGCTGCCCGGCGAGGACGACCCGCACGCGCACCAGGACTTCCTCACGCTGCGCGAGGAGATCGCCGCCACCGTCCGCGAAGCCGCCGCCTGA